The Plasmodium knowlesi strain H genome assembly, chromosome: 12 sequence aaaaggagaaagcgTTTTACACCCCTTTTtcgagattttttttttttttttttgtgttaatttttttcctcccttataTTTAAGTCAAAAGTAGGCAACTCTCCGCCAGGCCACTTCCATCTCAGAAGcgttaacaaaatgaagtggGCATATTTCACGTTCCGCCCGTGCCTGCACCTCGTTAAGGTAGGAAGGCATCATAGTGGGAACCAAAGCGGGCTCCTCTCAACTGTGTTGTCAGCACAAGACGCATTGCAAAGGATCCGAATAATGTCCCTCGGATGAGCAGCACGTTCATATCCGTTAACCTCATGCTCAGCAGAATCATCAACAGTTGCACATTACGTATGTCAAAATTTACAACACACCTGCATTGTGTGTACCACTAATGCCTACtcttatgtttttttttttttttttttttttttttttttttcagaaggGGAGTACGGAAAAGAGGCACTTCCTATACACCCAGGTATAACACTCCTCAAGCAGACAGGGGGTTCACAATTTGCATGGCGGTGATCTGTTTGGTTACTTTTCTCAGTCGTTGGTTTACCGGAAAAATGGTCTTCCCTCCAatcatacatgtatacgtttataactttttttttttttttttcccccttaataGCAAAAACTGATATGCAATCAGCAAACCCCTTTACACATTTACAACGCAACGAAGTACTCGAAGAAGTCGATGAATCACCGTCTGTTTTACATAAATTggcttttcctatttttattcttgGACTTTTGTAACGGTCATTTGGATATATGATACGAGTACGTTGGTAATTCCCCTCTGTTTGAACAGCCAGGATGGGCCCCTCCTCGCCCTTGCAATGTATAGCAATTGCGCCACTAAGCAGTTTgtgcacaaaatggaaaggcaTCAGTTGTCCATAAAACGAGGGAAGCCTAAAGCGTCCCCATTCGATTCGTTTTTATAGCATCTTACCATGAGACAGACGTGAAAGGTGTACAAAACatgtgtaggaaaaaaaaaaaaaaaaaaaaaatgaaaatcccattttgtaaattttttttttttttttttttttgttcatatttttttttttcaactaaaaaaatttaaacgaTTTGAATGACAAGTAAATACCGCAGGCGGTGAGGGCCACGAGCAGTGCGCCGATCAGTCCGTCCGACGAGATTAAGTCAAAGAGAAGACTCTTCAGGGCCAGAGCATTGCTATTTCTGGCATCTATTTTGAGTAACGCGTTTAGGTAATTCTTCGCCTTTTTATAGTCCCGCAATTTCATGTGTGCAATGGCTAGCTGATACAGACAATCGATTCGGTTGTAGTTTATTAGTAGCAGCTCGTGCAGTAGCGATGAGGCAAGTTGGATGTTCTTTAGGTCCGACGAACAGATTAGCATGCACGCGTAGTCGAACTGAGTCTTTGGCATTACATGGTCAACGGATAGTTCCTGCGAAGAGGGGAGAGACGTGAATAGGACAATGTAAGGTTTTGTCTCCATGATGGACTTAAATAATGTACGGTTAATTTGCacggtttttttttttttttttttttttttcggtgtCCACTCTTCTGCGTccctttgttcttttctccaTCAGTCTAGCCGTACATTTTCATAATCACTCTTCACTCTATCGAGCTCAATTTTTAGGAACTCCGGGCTGTCCATTCTGCCTCCTCCTATTGGATAAATCTTGATGAGTCGAATCTACAGTTGGTcaaaatggatgaagaaTCTCCTACgaagtaaattttttttttttttttttttttttttttttttcctccttttgcaCACTCAGTTCTATTTCCGCCTTTTGGGTGCGACTTGTGCGATCCACGTGATGGGTTACTGATGCCCTTTTCTGATGTCAAGGGGACAATACGAAAAGGTGCCTGTGTGGTGCTAAAGCCCGGGCGCTGTGCTGAATATACGTTCAGGGCGAATTGACACACTTCGACTAGCGCCGTAAAGTTCCTTGCGCCTTTCgtggggaataaaaaaaaaaaaaagaaaaaaaaaaaaaaaaaaaatgatcggCCCATTGCAAACCCCCCACCCCGAAAATGTGGTCGCAAATTAATATACCAAGTTAAGCCAGTAAGGGAAGGAggcttcttcccatttgaaGGACGGGCCTTCCTTGTTATTGCTTGCGAAAATGAGGACCTGCTTTCGCCTGCACATTTATCGCACAAGTTACTCTACTATCATCCTTCCCCTGCTAAGGccatcctttttctttttagcccttttaattttttttaccatatCACTTAAACACTAATTTTTCAATCGTTTCTTTTTAATGTTGGAAAATTGCCACTTGAGGGTACCTCCACAAGGCGCACCTTgtatgcaaaagaaaaaaaaaaaaaaaaaaaaaaaaaaaatacacaaatgaacaaagggGCGAACGAACTGATGAGACCATCCATACGGAGCGCCACATGGATGAATCCTAATTTTCACGTAGGTTTACAAATGGccagaggaaggagaagtttAGGGACATCCAAGTCTAAAACACACTGACCGCAAGTACCAGGTCGTTTGGTCGTTGCAGAGAATGCTGCATTAGgaagggggtaaaaaaaaaggatgaagagaacaaagcattagaggaaaaaaaaaaaaaaaaaaaaaaaaaaaaaaaaaaattgtagggggtaacttttttttttttttttttttttttttgaggtaCCTTCCTAAGCGACTTACCTATCCTCCACACTGCAGGCATTTTCGTACACAATGGAGAGACTACGCTTCCTTCGTTCAAACACACATTTCACAATATTTAGGAATTGGTGGTAGTCCCGTGCCGAGAGTTCTACTGTCACGAATAGGAGACCTgcgaaggggggggaaagtagTTCATCAGAGACACATTAGCGACTCTGTTAAGTACGCACCAATGCAACTGTACTGAGAAAGAACGCTCCACAGGAGCAACaacacaaacacacacactgCGCGAGCTTACCACCCTCTTGCATCAGCTCTGAGAGGTAAATCAACTGTTTGTGCACCCCCTTGAAGGAGGCCGTGTACCTCTTCCCATATAGGCTCGTGTAAGAGCTACTTCTAAAAACGATGTTACTTTTTATGTTGAAAATGATTAAGTCAAATCTGTGAATGAAAGAGGGGTGTGTGTGTTCAGGGTTACCATGTGGGGGCGGAACTAACTATGGTGTTGATGGTCAGGGGGGGAGATTCTCATTCGAGTAGCAAATTAGTACGTGTATCATCATGTACATGGAGCATGTTCCCACCTGAGGTTGTTCATATGCATGTTATTGAGCTCGTCTAGAATGTCTGTgagaaagaagggaaaggggggaaagtaAAGTGATCATAGTTGGTGTGACTTACGCAGTGCGATCAGAatggaaggaacaaataCTTTTAATGAATCGGTCCAACGGTTGGGCTAAACGAATTGGCGCACCTTCCCGATAGAGGCACATGACATTCTCACAACCATTCCGCCTAATGTTCTGATCAACGTAATTCGCATTCTTGGCGCACTCCGACAGGAGGATGGATACCCCAGGTGCATCTCCCGAATTAGTGGCATCCTCCGCAACAGATGCACAGCTAATGATGTATTCTCCGATGTTTCCATTCACACATAAAATGTTTGCACCGTTACAGATGGAACGGAGGAAGAGGCgatcttttttattctcaacGTGAAAAGGAGCATACACTGTGTCTGACATGTTATTGTAAAAGGTAAGTCCATTTTCTCGGTGTTGAATATCGCAGGGTTCTCCCTTAATCGTTTCGAATGTATATTCTTTCCCTTGCTGAGctctcttctcctttttgcttACAATCCTTTtacagaaaatatttttgggtGAGAAAATGGCATCtaattctttttcaattaTGCACCTGAATTTTTGTATAGCTAGATTATCGTATCTAATGTAGATGTCATTTCCTAGGAAGTAGACGACCAGTCCAGGCAAGCCGTCACTGGTGGAGTTAACCATTTTACAGTATACATCGATCCCCTTTCGAACCCGTAAAGAATACATCCATTTACACAAGTGTACATCTCTGTACATGTaatgaaatcttctttttacacTCTCGTACAATTtcgtaagaaaaaaatgatcgtTCATGCTTTTTCGGATATCTCTCTCAATAATCCGAATCACTAGGTTACTTTTTCTATTCAGTATTCCTATTCCTAGTTCTTCTCCGTTGTGGAAGTATACATTGACTAGCTCTCCGGGCTCATACTCGCTGAGTTTACCAATGTTCGTGATCTCGAAGTCGTACACGTAACTGTGCTTGTGCTTTGCCAATTGGTGGTACCTCTCCAGGGGGAGGAACTGCGTTTGGCCATGACCACTACTGGTACCTCCATCCGTGGCATGCACACATGAGGTAGACTCCCCAATGGAAGGAGCACTGCTCGGTTCCACTGGCTTCAACACAACGTTCACCCTATCctcaaattttttgcaaaacgaGATTCTCTTGCTCCGTACCACCTGCAACTCTTCCTCGTTTAGGAAGGTTGACAATAATGGAGACCCTTTACTATCAGCGGAGTTGCAGTTGGAAAAAAGTTTACTTGACGCATACAGGTGCGATACTACCCAGGGTCGATCATAACAAACGCTACTATATAAGTCGTAAGCGCTCAGACTGGTGTACCTCCCTCTAATGCGTCGTCCCCCCAAAGTCAGTCCCACTTGGCGTGGAGTTCGAAACTTCATTTGTTCGCTCCCACAGGGGTCGGGGGTACAGGCGACAACGTGTAAGCATTCATCGCTTTGGTGATCCCTTCAGTGGGCATGTTTGTACGATGCGAAAACTGTCGTTATCGGTGAAATGGCTCGGGATAACAATAGTGTGTTTAGCCAGGTGCCTACCGTTATACGGCTATAGTTCCCATCTGACAGGGAATGACAACGCCCGCCAAGACTAACGGAGGATAGtatagataaaaaaaaaaaaaaaaaaaaaaaaaaaaatagctagctcaATACTAGATCAAAGAGTATaatatgtgtgcaaatagctaaaacggaaaaaaaaaaaaaaaaaaaaaaaaaaaaaaaaaaaaaaaatcaccaaaAGAACCATTTAACAAGAATTGGCTGAGAGCAGCCGTCCATCTCTTCTTTGCGCACAATGCAGGATATCCTTCTCGTCGAGGGCAAGTATACACCGCGCAGTGAAGCCATGATCTGTCACACCGCGTAAGTTATGCCCCAACCGTCAGAGCGCAGTTCCTTCGCCTGTTGGTTCCTATTCACTAGCAACAAGAGCTTCTTATTGTACCGACGCAAATGCCTCAAATTCTGTTCAGCCACCCTCAACTTCACCTTGGTCTTACAGTGCTCGTAAAAAACGAGTGAGGGATTTGTCGAATAGGCCTTCTTCACGAAGGTTGAAACTGGAATGGTTTCCTTCATTGCTCTGTTAACATCCTTGTTTCCAGTCATGATGCACCACAAGGAATGTAAGTT is a genomic window containing:
- a CDS encoding mitochondrial fission 1 protein, putative; this encodes MDSPEFLKIELDRVKSDYENELSVDHVMPKTQFDYACMLICSSDLKNIQLASSLLHELLLINYNRIDCLYQLAIAHMKLRDYKKAKNYLNALLKIDARNSNALALKSLLFDLISSDGLIGALLVALTACGIYLSFKSFKFF